A single Blastococcus colisei DNA region contains:
- the phoU gene encoding phosphate signaling complex protein PhoU, with translation MRESYVEELEDIRSCLVEMANTVGSQMSTATTALLDADVALADLVIAGDEQIDATRESIDQRCFTLLARQQPVATDLRSIVTATRIASDLERMGDLAEHIAKVARMRFPDHAVPQEVRPAFLEAGHVAEMLVAKAGTVIATRNVEAARELETDDDAMDRLHRGLFRQLLSDDWPYGVETAIDITLLGRYYERFGDHAVGVARRVVYLVTGERHVPEVSQP, from the coding sequence ATGCGCGAGAGCTACGTCGAGGAGCTCGAGGACATCCGGAGCTGCCTGGTCGAGATGGCCAACACGGTCGGCTCGCAGATGAGCACGGCCACGACAGCCCTGCTGGACGCGGACGTCGCGCTCGCCGACCTCGTCATCGCCGGGGACGAGCAGATCGACGCCACCCGGGAGAGCATCGACCAGCGCTGCTTCACCCTGCTGGCGCGGCAGCAGCCGGTGGCCACCGACCTGCGCTCGATCGTCACCGCGACCCGCATCGCCAGCGACCTCGAGCGGATGGGCGACCTGGCCGAGCACATCGCGAAGGTGGCCCGGATGCGCTTCCCCGACCACGCCGTCCCGCAGGAGGTGCGGCCGGCGTTCCTCGAGGCCGGGCACGTCGCGGAGATGCTGGTGGCCAAGGCCGGCACCGTGATCGCCACTCGCAACGTCGAGGCGGCGCGCGAGCTGGAGACCGACGACGACGCGATGGACCGCCTGCACCGGGGACTGTTCCGTCAGCTGCTCTCCGACGACTGGCCCTACGGCGTCGAGACGGCCATCGACATCACCCTGCTCGGCCGCTACTACGAGCGCTTCGGCGACCACGCCGTCGGCGTCGCCCGCCGGGTGGTCTACCTGGTGACGGGCGAACGCCACGTGCCCGAAGTCTCGCAGCCATGA
- a CDS encoding phosphoglyceromutase: MTGTLVLLRHGESEWNKANLFTGWVDVPLTEKGREEAARGGHLLVEHGLLPDVSHTSLLRRAIMTAELALHEADRQWIPVKRSWRLNERHYGALQGKDKAATLAEFGEEQFMTWRRSYDTPPPPIDPSSEFSQDGDARYSFLPPEARPTTECLKDVVVRMLPYWYDAIVPDLRLGQTVLVAAHGNSLRALVKHLDDMGDDEVVGLNIPTGVPLRYDLDDDLRPVKPGGEYLDPDAAAAAIEAVKNQGKK; the protein is encoded by the coding sequence GTGACTGGAACTCTGGTGCTGCTCCGCCACGGTGAGAGCGAGTGGAACAAGGCCAACCTCTTCACCGGCTGGGTGGACGTGCCCCTGACGGAGAAGGGCCGGGAGGAAGCCGCGCGAGGCGGTCACCTGCTGGTCGAGCACGGCCTGCTGCCCGATGTCTCGCACACCTCGCTGCTACGGCGGGCGATCATGACCGCCGAGCTGGCGCTGCACGAGGCCGACCGGCAGTGGATACCGGTCAAGCGGTCGTGGCGGCTCAACGAGCGGCACTACGGCGCGCTGCAGGGCAAGGACAAGGCCGCCACCCTCGCCGAGTTCGGCGAGGAGCAGTTCATGACCTGGCGCCGGTCCTACGACACCCCGCCGCCCCCGATCGACCCCAGCAGCGAGTTCAGCCAGGACGGCGACGCCCGCTACTCGTTCCTGCCGCCGGAGGCCCGGCCGACGACCGAGTGCCTCAAGGACGTCGTCGTCCGGATGCTGCCCTACTGGTACGACGCGATCGTCCCCGACCTACGGCTGGGCCAGACGGTGCTGGTCGCCGCCCACGGCAACAGCCTCCGCGCGCTGGTCAAGCACCTCGACGACATGGGCGACGACGAGGTGGTCGGGCTGAACATCCCGACCGGCGTCCCGCTGCGCTACGACCTCGACGACGACCTGCGCCCGGTGAAGCCCGGTGGCGAGTACCTCGACCCCGACGCCGCCGCAGCGGCCATCGAGGCCGTCAAGAACCAGGGCAAGAAGTAG
- a CDS encoding helix-turn-helix domain-containing protein yields MTVPDRPLVVSCVVTDGLVGSFGMGVACEIFGYDRRALGLPRFDFALVTERPGVVRTDLGIPITVEHGLDRLADSDIITITAWELFTREPTPALVEAFREAHARGAVIVSQCTGAFVLGATGLLDGQRATTHWKYAGEFAARFPAIEVDPSVLYVDNGQLITGAGTAAGVDALLHLVRREWGAAAANALAREMVVPPHRDGGQAQFIDAPVPACEDDLLGAVLEWATGHLAEEISVELLARRALMSPRSFARRFKATTGTTPHAWLLGRRLAAAESLLEETDAPVEEIARLVGFGTAAGLREQFQRRRGVSPRAYRQTFRAAGTAPASAAGTAPVQLHRHRPGAGGMGSDQPLVEAELGQPA; encoded by the coding sequence ATGACCGTTCCGGACCGTCCACTGGTCGTCTCGTGCGTCGTCACCGACGGCCTCGTCGGCAGCTTCGGCATGGGCGTGGCCTGCGAGATCTTCGGCTACGACCGCCGCGCCCTGGGGCTGCCGCGCTTCGATTTCGCCCTCGTCACGGAGCGGCCCGGGGTCGTCCGCACCGACCTCGGCATCCCGATCACCGTCGAGCACGGCCTCGATCGGCTGGCGGATTCGGACATCATCACGATCACCGCCTGGGAGCTGTTCACCCGTGAACCGACGCCCGCGCTCGTCGAGGCCTTCCGCGAGGCGCACGCCCGGGGCGCGGTGATCGTCAGCCAGTGCACCGGGGCCTTCGTGCTGGGCGCGACGGGCCTCCTCGACGGGCAGCGGGCGACCACGCACTGGAAGTACGCCGGCGAGTTCGCGGCGCGCTTCCCGGCGATCGAGGTCGACCCTTCCGTCCTGTACGTCGACAACGGACAGCTCATCACCGGCGCGGGGACGGCCGCCGGGGTCGACGCCCTGCTGCACCTCGTGCGCAGGGAGTGGGGAGCCGCGGCCGCCAACGCGCTGGCCCGCGAGATGGTCGTGCCGCCACACCGGGACGGCGGGCAGGCGCAGTTCATCGACGCGCCCGTGCCCGCCTGCGAGGACGACCTGCTCGGCGCCGTCCTCGAGTGGGCCACCGGTCACCTGGCCGAGGAGATCAGCGTGGAGCTGCTCGCCCGGCGAGCGCTGATGAGCCCCCGCAGCTTCGCCCGGCGGTTCAAGGCGACGACCGGGACGACTCCGCACGCCTGGCTGCTCGGCCGGCGGCTGGCCGCCGCCGAGTCGCTGCTCGAGGAGACGGACGCGCCGGTCGAGGAGATCGCCCGGCTGGTCGGCTTCGGCACCGCGGCCGGCCTGCGAGAGCAGTTCCAGCGCCGTCGCGGCGTCTCACCACGCGCCTACCGGCAGACCTTCCGGGCGGCCGGCACGGCCCCCGCGTCAGCCGCCGGTACGGCGCCGGTGCAGCTCCACCGGCACCGGCCGGGGGCTGGCGGGATGGGGAGCGACCAGCCCCTGGTCGAGGCGGAGCTCGGCCAGCCTGCGTAG
- a CDS encoding MFS transporter, translating into MSSPEEPPPGYARRWWVLATMTVCLLVVIMGNTILNVALPTLQRDLGATHGELQWAVDGYILVFAGLLFSWGVVGDRIGRRKVLLIGLTIFALGSVLAAFSSSPLELIAWRAVMGVGGAAVQPTTLAVITNVFPPRERGRAIGIWAGTAGIAVAGGPLAGGAVLEHYWWGSVFLVGVPVALLGIVGVLAVVPESKDPFPGRLDVPGVLLSIVALAGLVYGIIRGGSGAGWTTPGVLVPLVGGVVLLALFVWLQRRSTHPALDVSLFRNPAFSAAAGALGLNFFALLGATFYLVYYLQGVRDYSPLQSGAALIPVALGMAMMAPRSSGLAERHGAKAVCATGFLLIALSFVGIQLLDLTSPVWLLLLVLSVQGVGMGAVMAPATESIMSVVPREKAGAGAAVNNSVRQVGGALGVAILGSVLAASYSAHLGSTVDALPAGARAEASQSIVATLEAVREVRNGGDGDAARAVADVAGPAREAFVAAMHVTAVFTAVAALVAAAVVLRWLPGRRGGEASVTD; encoded by the coding sequence TTGAGTTCTCCGGAGGAGCCGCCGCCCGGCTACGCCCGGCGCTGGTGGGTCCTGGCGACCATGACGGTCTGCCTGCTCGTGGTGATCATGGGGAACACCATCCTCAACGTCGCCCTGCCCACCCTGCAGCGTGACCTCGGCGCGACCCACGGCGAGCTGCAGTGGGCCGTCGACGGCTACATCCTGGTGTTCGCCGGGCTGCTGTTCTCCTGGGGCGTCGTCGGTGACCGGATCGGCCGGCGCAAGGTCCTGCTCATCGGGCTCACGATCTTCGCCCTCGGGTCCGTGCTCGCCGCCTTCAGCAGCAGCCCCCTCGAGCTGATCGCCTGGCGCGCGGTCATGGGTGTCGGCGGGGCGGCCGTCCAGCCGACGACGCTCGCCGTCATCACCAACGTCTTCCCGCCCCGGGAGCGCGGCCGCGCGATCGGCATCTGGGCCGGGACCGCCGGCATCGCCGTGGCCGGCGGGCCGCTGGCCGGCGGCGCGGTCCTCGAGCACTACTGGTGGGGCTCGGTGTTCCTCGTCGGCGTCCCGGTCGCGCTGCTCGGCATCGTGGGCGTTCTCGCCGTCGTGCCGGAGTCGAAGGACCCGTTCCCCGGCCGGCTCGACGTCCCCGGCGTCCTGCTGTCGATCGTGGCCCTGGCCGGCCTCGTCTACGGGATCATCCGCGGCGGCTCCGGAGCGGGGTGGACGACGCCCGGCGTGCTCGTGCCGCTCGTCGGCGGGGTGGTCCTCCTCGCGCTGTTCGTGTGGCTGCAGCGGCGCTCGACGCACCCGGCGCTCGACGTCTCGCTCTTCCGCAACCCCGCCTTCTCGGCCGCGGCCGGCGCGCTCGGGCTGAACTTCTTCGCGCTGCTCGGCGCCACCTTCTACCTCGTCTACTACCTCCAGGGCGTTCGCGACTACAGCCCGCTGCAGAGCGGTGCGGCGCTGATCCCCGTTGCCCTCGGCATGGCGATGATGGCGCCGCGCAGCTCGGGGCTGGCCGAGCGGCACGGGGCCAAGGCGGTGTGCGCCACCGGGTTCCTGCTGATCGCGCTCTCCTTCGTCGGCATCCAGTTGCTCGACCTCACCTCGCCGGTGTGGCTGCTCCTGCTCGTGCTCTCGGTGCAGGGCGTCGGCATGGGCGCGGTGATGGCCCCGGCCACCGAATCGATCATGTCGGTCGTACCGCGGGAGAAGGCCGGCGCCGGCGCGGCGGTCAACAACTCCGTCCGCCAGGTCGGCGGCGCCCTCGGCGTAGCGATCCTCGGCTCGGTCCTCGCCGCCTCCTACTCGGCACACCTCGGCAGCACCGTCGACGCGCTCCCGGCCGGGGCCCGAGCCGAGGCCAGCCAGTCCATCGTCGCCACCCTGGAAGCCGTCCGGGAGGTCCGGAACGGTGGGGACGGCGACGCCGCCCGGGCGGTGGCCGACGTCGCGGGACCCGCCCGCGAGGCGTTCGTGGCCGCCATGCACGTCACCGCGGTGTTCACCGCCGTCGCCGCCCTGGTCGCGGCGGCCGTCGTCCTCCGCTGGCTGCCCGGCCGCCGCGGGGGCGAGGCATCCGTCACGGACTGA
- a CDS encoding DUF3072 domain-containing protein has product MSESNASTPDTTTQPAASPEKDPADWVTGDEPATGAQKSYLETLARQSDEDVPENLTKAKASEKIDELKNG; this is encoded by the coding sequence ATGAGCGAATCGAACGCGAGCACACCGGACACGACGACCCAGCCGGCCGCGTCGCCGGAGAAGGACCCGGCCGACTGGGTCACCGGCGACGAGCCGGCCACCGGCGCCCAGAAGAGCTACCTGGAGACGCTCGCCCGCCAGTCGGACGAGGACGTCCCCGAGAACCTCACCAAGGCCAAGGCGTCGGAGAAGATCGACGAGCTGAAGAACGGCTGA
- the proC gene encoding pyrroline-5-carboxylate reductase encodes MSELASSADEQSTATGRRGLAIIGGGKIGEALLSGLVRRGGPDGILVCERSPERAAQLAQRYGVGTVDLGEATVRARVLLLAVKPQDIDVLLGRLAEHVDPGHLVVSVAAGVPTTRLESALPGGVPVVRVMPNTPALVDEGMSVLSAGAHAGEEHLDEAEALLAAVGQVRRVPESQQDAVTALSGSGPAYFFYLVEAMVDAGILLGLPRALAADLVVQTALGAAVMMRDSGEHPVQLREAVSSPGGTTVAAIRELERHGVRAALMAAIEAAHARSVELGRDHDEGPRRDRT; translated from the coding sequence GTGAGCGAGCTCGCGAGCTCAGCGGACGAGCAGAGCACCGCCACCGGACGCCGCGGGCTGGCCATCATCGGCGGCGGCAAGATCGGCGAGGCCCTCCTGTCGGGCCTGGTCCGCCGCGGGGGTCCCGACGGCATCCTGGTGTGCGAGCGCAGTCCCGAGCGGGCCGCGCAGCTGGCCCAGCGCTACGGGGTCGGGACGGTGGACCTGGGTGAGGCGACCGTCCGGGCGCGGGTGCTGCTGCTGGCGGTGAAGCCCCAGGACATCGACGTCCTGCTCGGCCGGCTGGCCGAGCACGTCGACCCCGGCCACCTCGTCGTCTCGGTGGCGGCGGGCGTCCCGACGACGCGCCTGGAGTCGGCCCTGCCCGGAGGCGTCCCCGTCGTCCGGGTCATGCCGAACACCCCGGCCCTGGTCGACGAGGGCATGAGCGTGCTCTCGGCGGGCGCGCATGCGGGGGAGGAGCACCTCGACGAGGCCGAGGCGCTGCTGGCCGCGGTCGGGCAGGTACGCCGGGTGCCGGAGAGCCAGCAGGACGCCGTCACGGCGCTGTCGGGCAGCGGGCCGGCCTACTTCTTCTACCTGGTCGAGGCGATGGTCGACGCGGGGATCCTGCTGGGTCTGCCGCGGGCGCTGGCGGCCGACCTCGTGGTCCAGACCGCGCTGGGCGCCGCGGTGATGATGCGCGACTCGGGGGAGCACCCCGTCCAGCTGCGCGAGGCCGTGTCCAGCCCGGGGGGTACGACGGTCGCCGCGATCCGGGAGCTCGAGCGGCACGGCGTCCGGGCGGCGCTCATGGCCGCCATCGAGGCCGCGCACGCCCGCTCGGTGGAGCTCGGCAGGGATCATGACGAGGGCCCCCGCCGGGACAGGACCTGA
- a CDS encoding YbjN domain-containing protein → MTERMVADLDAVIEQTLRDGELVHEHPAPGRWLIDLPGTKKLKTVCGLIVGEHALRVEAFVCRQPDENREQLWTFLLQHNARMYGVAYSVDSVGDVYLTGRLPHAAVTPDELDRILGSVLSYADDHFNAMLEIGFGTSIRREWDWRVKRGESLRNLEAFAAFADPTRRS, encoded by the coding sequence ATGACGGAGCGGATGGTCGCCGACCTCGACGCGGTGATCGAGCAGACCCTGCGGGACGGTGAGCTGGTCCACGAGCACCCGGCCCCGGGGAGGTGGCTGATCGACCTCCCCGGGACGAAGAAGCTCAAGACCGTCTGCGGCCTCATCGTCGGTGAGCACGCGCTCCGGGTGGAGGCCTTCGTCTGCCGCCAGCCCGACGAGAACCGCGAGCAGCTGTGGACCTTCCTGCTGCAGCACAACGCCCGCATGTACGGCGTCGCGTACTCCGTCGACAGCGTCGGTGACGTCTACCTGACCGGACGCCTCCCGCACGCCGCCGTCACGCCGGACGAGCTCGACCGGATCCTCGGCTCGGTGCTCAGCTACGCCGACGACCACTTCAACGCGATGCTCGAGATCGGCTTCGGCACCTCGATCCGCCGCGAGTGGGACTGGCGGGTCAAACGCGGGGAGTCGTTGCGCAATCTCGAGGCATTCGCCGCGTTCGCGGACCCCACGCGCCGGTCTTGA
- a CDS encoding sensor histidine kinase has product MSPLVALVVGLVLGGVAVAAVILSRRRTFDGPAPDDVGGLPEAAFARRLLDLMDPAVVLVDVDDAILLANPSARALGIVRGSRLLVPELLGLVQAVRAGGSRRADVRLPGDLVGSGPRLMGVHGVRLHSGTAPLPGPVALVLQDVTETRRTEAVRRDFVANVGHELKTPVGALALLAEAIEQAADDPEAVQRFAGRIARESDRLARLVRELIDLSRLQGGEPLPELLPVEVDDVIAEAVDRTRTAAKAKDLEIAVGGHAGLVVRGVESQLVTAVTNLLANAVAYSEGENRIAVAARARSGFAEIAVTDSGVGIPRKDRQRVFERFYRVDQSRASSTGGTGLGLAIVKHVASNHGGSVAVWSEEGLGSTFTLRIPLAAGATEPLDAHPPKPAAPVEKMEIERS; this is encoded by the coding sequence GTGAGTCCGCTGGTCGCCCTGGTGGTCGGCCTCGTCCTGGGCGGGGTCGCGGTCGCCGCCGTCATCCTGAGTCGCCGCCGCACCTTCGACGGCCCGGCCCCCGACGACGTCGGCGGCCTGCCCGAGGCGGCCTTTGCCCGCCGGTTGCTGGACCTCATGGACCCCGCGGTCGTCCTGGTGGACGTCGACGACGCCATCCTGCTGGCCAACCCCTCCGCCCGCGCGCTGGGCATCGTGCGGGGGAGCCGGCTGCTCGTGCCCGAACTGCTCGGCCTGGTACAGGCCGTGCGCGCCGGAGGCAGCCGCCGGGCCGACGTCCGCCTGCCCGGTGACCTCGTCGGCTCCGGCCCCCGGCTCATGGGCGTGCACGGGGTCCGGCTGCACAGCGGGACGGCGCCCCTGCCCGGCCCGGTCGCCCTGGTGCTCCAGGACGTCACCGAGACGCGGCGCACGGAGGCGGTCCGCCGGGACTTCGTGGCCAACGTCGGGCACGAGCTGAAGACGCCGGTCGGCGCCCTCGCTCTGCTGGCGGAGGCCATCGAGCAGGCCGCCGACGACCCGGAGGCCGTGCAGCGCTTCGCGGGCCGCATCGCCCGCGAGTCCGATCGGCTGGCCCGGCTGGTGCGCGAGCTCATCGACCTGTCCCGGCTGCAGGGTGGCGAGCCACTGCCGGAGCTGCTGCCCGTCGAGGTCGACGACGTGATCGCGGAGGCGGTCGACCGGACCCGCACCGCAGCCAAGGCGAAGGACCTCGAGATCGCCGTCGGCGGGCATGCCGGCCTCGTCGTCCGCGGCGTGGAGAGCCAGCTGGTGACGGCCGTGACCAACCTGCTGGCCAACGCCGTGGCCTACAGCGAGGGGGAGAACCGCATCGCCGTAGCGGCGCGGGCGCGGTCCGGGTTCGCCGAGATCGCGGTGACCGACAGCGGCGTCGGCATCCCGCGCAAGGACCGGCAGCGGGTCTTCGAGCGCTTCTACCGGGTCGACCAGTCCCGGGCCAGCAGCACCGGGGGCACCGGCCTGGGCCTGGCGATCGTCAAGCACGTCGCGAGCAACCACGGCGGATCGGTCGCCGTGTGGAGCGAGGAGGGGCTCGGCTCCACGTTCACCCTGCGGATCCCGCTGGCGGCCGGAGCGACGGAGCCGCTCGACGCCCACCCCCCGAAGCCTGCTGCGCCCGTCGAGAAGATGGAGATCGAACGTTCATGA
- a CDS encoding type 1 glutamine amidotransferase domain-containing protein, with translation MAGELNGMKVAVLATDGVEQVELDRPWQALEEAGAEPELVSLESGSITAYDHIDKGDTRKVDAVVSSADPDAYGALVLPGGVINGDFVRADSDAVAFVTSFFDAGKPVAAICHAPWVLIEAGVVKGRRMTSWPSLQTDLRNAGADWVDEEVVVDGNLITSRKPDDLDAFSAAIVEEFAREDEEEPAV, from the coding sequence ATGGCAGGAGAACTGAACGGGATGAAGGTGGCCGTGCTGGCGACGGACGGCGTCGAGCAGGTCGAGCTGGACCGGCCGTGGCAGGCGCTGGAGGAGGCGGGCGCCGAGCCGGAGCTGGTCTCGCTCGAGAGCGGCTCGATCACCGCCTACGACCACATCGACAAGGGCGACACGAGGAAGGTCGACGCCGTCGTCAGCTCGGCCGACCCCGACGCCTACGGGGCACTGGTCCTGCCCGGCGGCGTCATCAACGGCGACTTCGTCCGCGCCGACTCCGACGCCGTCGCCTTCGTGACCTCGTTCTTCGACGCCGGCAAGCCGGTCGCGGCGATCTGCCACGCACCCTGGGTGCTCATCGAGGCCGGCGTGGTGAAGGGTCGCCGCATGACGTCCTGGCCGTCGCTGCAGACCGATCTGCGCAACGCCGGCGCCGACTGGGTCGACGAGGAGGTCGTCGTCGACGGGAACCTGATCACCAGCCGCAAGCCCGACGACCTGGACGCGTTCAGCGCCGCGATCGTGGAGGAGTTCGCCCGCGAGGACGAGGAGGAACCGGCCGTCTGA
- a CDS encoding response regulator transcription factor: MTRVLVVEDEESFSDALSYMLRREGYDAVVAANGPDALAEFDRAGADIVLLDLMLPGLPGTEVCRALRSRSNVPIIMLTAKDGEIDKVVGLELGADDYVTKPYSARELVARIRAVLRRRGEAAEAPSADGVLEAGPVRMDVERHVVAVDGEQVSLPLKEFDLLEYLLRNAGRVLTRGQLIDRVWGSDYVGDTKTLDVHVKRLRAKVEPDPANPKYLLTVRGLGYKLEA; this comes from the coding sequence ATGACCCGTGTACTCGTCGTCGAGGACGAGGAGTCCTTCTCCGACGCGCTGTCCTACATGCTGCGCCGCGAGGGGTACGACGCCGTCGTGGCCGCCAACGGCCCGGACGCGCTGGCGGAGTTCGACCGGGCGGGCGCCGACATCGTCCTCCTCGACCTCATGCTGCCCGGCCTGCCCGGCACCGAGGTCTGCCGTGCGCTGCGCAGCCGCAGCAACGTCCCCATCATCATGCTGACGGCCAAGGACGGCGAGATCGACAAGGTCGTCGGCCTGGAGCTCGGTGCCGACGACTACGTGACCAAGCCCTACTCGGCGCGCGAGCTCGTCGCCCGCATCCGGGCCGTGCTGCGCCGGCGTGGGGAGGCGGCCGAGGCGCCGTCCGCCGACGGCGTGCTCGAGGCCGGACCGGTGCGGATGGATGTCGAGCGGCACGTCGTCGCGGTGGACGGCGAGCAGGTCTCCCTGCCGCTCAAGGAGTTCGACCTGCTGGAGTACCTGCTCCGCAACGCCGGACGCGTCCTGACCCGCGGCCAGCTCATCGACCGGGTCTGGGGTTCGGACTACGTGGGTGACACCAAGACCCTGGACGTCCACGTGAAGCGGTTGCGGGCCAAGGTCGAGCCCGACCCGGCGAATCCCAAGTACCTGCTGACCGTGCGCGGGCTCGGGTACAAGCTCGAGGCCTGA